From the Robbsia betulipollinis genome, the window GGCGGCGCGCGTCGTGTCGCGGGACCTGTCGGACGCCGATGCGGGCGCCGTGGCGCGCGCGGCGGTCGAATCGGCGCTGGAGAACGGCAGCGATGCGGTCTTCGCCGCGCTCTTCTGGTTCGCGCTCGGCGGCGGCCCCGGCGCGCTGGCGTTCCGGCTCGTCAACACGCTCGACGCGATGTGGGGCTACCGCAGCGAACGCTTCCTGCACTTCGGCTGGGCCGCCGCGAAAATCGACGATCTCGCCAACTGGGCCCCCGCGCGCCTCACCGCCGCCAGCTACGCGCTGCTGGGGCATCGCGCCGATGCCTGGCATTGCTGGCGGACCCAGGCGCGTAACTGGGACAGCCCCAACGCCGGACCGGTGATGGCCGCCGGTGCCGGCAGCCTGCGCGTGCGGCTCGGCGGCGCGGCGCGCTATCACGGCGTCATCGAGGAACGACCCGTGCTGGGGTGCGGCGCGGCGCCGGCGGCGGGCGACGTCGCGCGCGCGCTGCGGCTGGTGCGCGCGACCACCTGGAGCTGGCTGACGATCAGCACCATCGCCGGAGTGCTCGCGCTGTGCATCGCTCACTGACCGGCGCGCCGGCGGCGGCCGTGCATCATGGCGGCGACCTGCGCGGCGCGGCTCAGCGCTTCGGCATTCCCCGCGAACGCTGGCTCGATCTCTCGACCGGCATCAATCCCTGCCCCTATCCGGTGACGATGCCGCCCCCGGATGTCTGGCAGCGGCTGCCCGACGACGACGACGGACTCGCCGAAATCGCCGCCCGGCATTTCGCGGCGGAGTCGGCCCTGCCGCTGGCCGGTAGCCAGGCGGCGATCCGCACGCTCCCGTTCCTGCTGCCGCCCGGCCGCGTCGCCATCGCAGACCTGACGTATGGCGAGTACGCACCCGCCTTCGCGCGGGCCGGCCACGCGGTGCGCCGTTTTCACTACCGCAGCGCGCCATTGCCGCCTCCGGACGCCGCCGCGCCGTTGCCCTTCCCGCTCGATGGCGAGGATCCGGCCTCCCTGCCGCCGGACATCGATTACCTGGTGGTGGTCAATCCCAACAACCCGACGACGCACCGGATCCCGGTCGCCACGCTGCTGCACTGGCGCACGGCGCTGGCGGCGCGGGGCGGCCTGCTGATCGTCGACGAAGCCTTCATCGACGCCACGCCCGAAGCAAGCGTGGCATCCGCCTGCGGCGCGCCCGGCCTCCTCGTGCTGCGCTCGATCGGCAAATTCTTCGGGCTGGCGGGCATCCGTGCCGGCTTCGCGCTGGGCCCGCGCGCCTTGCTCGAACATCTGCGCCTCGAACTGGGCGCATGGAGCGTCGGGGGGCCGGCACGGCACGCGGTGCGCCAGGCGCTGGAGGACGCCGCGTGGCATGCGGCGACGCGCGCCCGTCTCAGCGTGGACAGCAGGGCACTCCGACAACAACTGGCGCGGCACGGGCTGGCGGCGCGCGTCGCACCGCTGTTCGCCTGGGCGCCGCACCCCGACGCCGCCGGGTGGCATGCCCGGCTGGCCGGACAGGGCATCTGGACGCGTCTGTTCGACGCGCCCGCGACGAGTGCGGGCGGCCTGCCGAGCCTGCGCTTCGGCCTGCCCGCGGACGGCGCCGCGGCGGCGCGCCTCGACGCGGCGCTGCGCGCGGCGGCGCGAACCTGAGCCAGCCCGCGCCAGCGAAGCCCGGTGTCAATGA encodes:
- the cobD gene encoding threonine-phosphate decarboxylase CobD codes for the protein MHRSLTGAPAAAVHHGGDLRGAAQRFGIPRERWLDLSTGINPCPYPVTMPPPDVWQRLPDDDDGLAEIAARHFAAESALPLAGSQAAIRTLPFLLPPGRVAIADLTYGEYAPAFARAGHAVRRFHYRSAPLPPPDAAAPLPFPLDGEDPASLPPDIDYLVVVNPNNPTTHRIPVATLLHWRTALAARGGLLIVDEAFIDATPEASVASACGAPGLLVLRSIGKFFGLAGIRAGFALGPRALLEHLRLELGAWSVGGPARHAVRQALEDAAWHAATRARLSVDSRALRQQLARHGLAARVAPLFAWAPHPDAAGWHARLAGQGIWTRLFDAPATSAGGLPSLRFGLPADGAAAARLDAALRAAART
- a CDS encoding CobD/CbiB family cobalamin biosynthesis protein; the protein is MSVGLPFGIGIGIGIGIGAGIAATAAALLAGVLVDRWLGEPKRAHPLVGFGRMANALERRLNPRAPTRGPSAPGETPARPASARAARRLGGLAWTLAVLPPVALAWALLACLPGWAQWLAQVAMLWFALGGKSLELHIAPVGQALARGDLPGARDLAARVVSRDLSDADAGAVARAAVESALENGSDAVFAALFWFALGGGPGALAFRLVNTLDAMWGYRSERFLHFGWAAAKIDDLANWAPARLTAASYALLGHRADAWHCWRTQARNWDSPNAGPVMAAGAGSLRVRLGGAARYHGVIEERPVLGCGAAPAAGDVARALRLVRATTWSWLTISTIAGVLALCIAH